A segment of the Babylonia areolata isolate BAREFJ2019XMU chromosome 20, ASM4173473v1, whole genome shotgun sequence genome:
agcaacacaacacaacacacacacacacacacacaaacccaactccCTGCAGGAGTGGtggaggagacacacagacacagacacacgcacacacacatgtaccttgTCCAGCTTTTCCGTCTGCGCCCCCTCCTCGGCGCCCAGCCTGGCCGTGCAGAAGATGGGCACCACCACCTTCTCTAGGCTCTCCTTCAGTCCCTCCACACTGCGCCGCACGCTGCACACACCATCGCTTTGTTGTCATGCTATCACTACTTTTTATTATAATTGTTGGTTGTACCTGCCACACTGCGGCTCATGCTGCACACACCATCGCTTTGTCGTCATGCTATCACTActttttatcataattgttgGTTGTACCTGCCACACTGTGGCTCATGCTGCACACACCATCACTTTGTCGTCATGCTATCACTACTTTTATTATAATTGCTGGTTGTACCTTCCACACTACGGCTCAtactacacacaccatcactttgTCGTCATGCTATCActactttttattttataattgcTGGTTGTACATTCCACACTacggtgcatgctgcacacaccatCGCTTTGTCGTCATGCTATCACTACTTTTGATCATAATTGTTGGTTGTACCTGCCACACTGCGGCGCACGCTGCAGACATCATCGCTTTGTCGTCACGCTATCGCTACTTTTGATCAAATTGTTGGTTGTACCTTAGTTCCACACTGCGCTGCACACATCATCGCTTTGTAGTCATGCTATCACTACTTTGGTGGTTGTACCCTCCACACTGTCACTGAACAGCACGCTGCACATATCACTGCTTGGTCGTCACCTTATCACTACTTTTTATTATAATGGTTAGTTGTAACTTTCCACACTACACCGCAAACTGCACACATCATCGCTTTGTTGTCATGTTGTCACTACTTTTTATCGTAATTGTTGGTTGTACCTTCCACACTACGCCGCACACATCATCGCTTTGTCGTCACGCTATCAcccctgttgtgtgtgtatacatacatgcatgtgtacacaaatacaagCATGTGTATGAATctgtatataaatattattatcatgttaTATTTTTCTAtcaatgcttatatatatatatatatatatatgtgtgtgtgtgtgtgtgtgtgtgtgtgacccactcCCGCGAAGGGTACACAAAGTGTCATTTTGGACATTTGGAGTATTTGGTATCACCAGAAACTAGAGAAAAAGAGCTTTCTGGTGGTACTAAATATATTGTCAAGGGATAAATAGAAAGAAAGTTATGGCTAATATAAGTGTGCTGGTGGAAGTTCGGCCATTTTGAAAAAACGCCCTTCAAAGTAAAGAGGAGCTAAAATGTCAAAACTACTTAGCAACAGGGTTTAAATGTTAACCTAAGTGGTTGAAATTTAGCACACATGTAATATACACCCTAATACACCTCTCAGGTGATTTATGACTCATTACTATTGTGCAGTCTTGAGAAAATGAATTTAGAACTTTACATTTTTCATCAGTACATGATTGGAAAAGCATTCAGACAAAACAGTCTTACCATAATAACATAAAAGCATTATACAGCAATACTGTTTATTGCTTTACCACACAAGTAAAAAGAAatcttactttaaaaaaagaaatatatatacataaaacaaTAGAGAAAAAAAGTTAACTGATGAAGGATAAAACATGTTCTTGCTTTAGAATTAGcaactttgctctctctctctctctctctctctctctcacacacacacacacactcacacagtgacataAATACACACTGCAGTATTCATTACAAatcaaagtgaaactgaaagaagaaaaaaaaaacatacacttaCTTGGTAACTGCTCTAGATCAACAGTACACACTTGAAATGTTTAAATCCTGAACTGGTCACACAGCATTCACTTGTCTCATACTAGTCACAATGGCTGAGCAGCAATTTGGATAATATTTAGgcatcagcttttttttcttttccgtatAGTATGAACATGTGGTGTATGGTGAACACACTTtgcatctccttgaaactgaaaaactgaaactgttgcacaAGTCACAAGCATTGCAGCTGATGGTGAGGTCACATGGTGATGAAATATCCAGAATACACAATAcataagctacacacacacacacacacaagcgcacgcaaacGTCCACTCTGTGAACTCACATTCAGGCATCCGGATCTGGGGTCAGTATGTCTCTTGCCTCCAATCTCACAAAGGGTCGAATGTTCCTGTATAAATAGCTTTGTCTTTCATGGGACAAACCAGGTGGTGGTATGAGAGCTGGCACATCATCCAGTTGAAGCAAGGCTTCTTCCGGATCTCCCACAAACCGAAATTCTGTCTCTTCATCTGCAAGAGTTTTTCTGTGAAACGCACTCCCGGGATTTTCCGCTGAAAAACGAAAGTGTccaatttttttaattccattcaGTGTCCGGAAATGGGCACTGAAAAACTCTTGCCAGTTGTATGTTTTGACAAGAGTTTGTCCATTTTCTGTGGCGACAACCTGTGGAATGTTTGCTTTTTTCACAGGGGTACTCCTGCGAACCACGTCCGACAGCTCTTGAAGAGAATGGACTTCATTTTTCCTGAAGGTTCTTTTAAGCAGCCCAAAACACCAGTCTGGTGCAAATTTTGTGTGGCCTGGTGGCATAAAATTGAGTGTGACAGACCTGTGCCTTCCAGTCATCACCAGCCAAGCAAAATACCATAGTACATATCGGTTCTTGTTTTGACCAGCACAGTTGTCACAGTGGAGCTGCACCTCACTCTCTCCAAGGCCACACTGGTCAAAAAAGTGGTGGAGATACGAGATGACCGCATTAGACCCCTTGGTTGATGAGGCTCCTTCATCAATCAGGTAGTTTACCTGCTGTGGCAGACCCTCACAGCAGATACCAAAAATCCCCACCTTTCTGGGGGTCAGGAAGTAGATGGGGCCAGGTTGGTAGGGGCTGTGGGGAAGATGCACTTGCTGTGCAAAATCAAAAGAGTAGTGGGAAGTGATGTCCTTGCTGCATAGCCTGTTGGGTCCCAGGGAGATGATCTGCTGCTGTTCGACAACCATCTTGCTCTGTGCCGTCATGCTTCTGTAGAGCACCCTCTCCTCAACACGACTCAAATGAAGCTGTTGCTCCATCAGTAACTCTTGTTTTTCTTGGTCGTCAAGGCTGGCCCCTCTAAATATGCGGTGGTTGTTCGCTTGGCAGATCCAGCACAGGTCAGTCATGGGCCAAGCAACAACTATAAATGGAAGAAGGGAAGCCCAGAGCTTCCTAAATGTAGAAATGGCCACTGGACGGaatcctgcacaccacacaatgcaaggAATGGTGAGGAAAATAAGAAAACCCTAATTGAAATATACTTGAATATACAGGTATACTTGAAATATACCTGTAATTGCAACTGCTCATGTGCACTTCTTTCACTGAAACAGGGAAAATAATTACTGAACTGACTGCACAACCAAACTAAGTCTAGTGCTTAACACATGaaaaatcatttttgtttgtAATGCATGCTTTGCTtgcctttttctcttctctttttcaacTCTTTTATTGCTTTTCTTCAACATAAACATCAAATAATGTGCTTTTGTCAATCCCTTCTTGACAGTAAAGTTAGTATGCCAAGAACAAATTTCTATTTTccaaaatcaggaaaaaaaaacacatcatttCTCTTCTCTAATTAGAAGGACAAAGTTGCTGTGAGGCAAAAATTAGTTTGTTTCATACCACACTATTATCTATAGAAATCTCCTCACTTACCTTAAAGTtgatagacagccagacataaAGATTGAAGAAGCAAATAACAAAGCGCAAATCTTTAAAAAGATGGACTGAATATTAATTTGAATGAGTAAGtacaagtaaaataagaaaaaaacccataatgaatgaaaaataaaggataaataaataacaaaaataatctaTTTATGAAATAAACTgttgagtaaaaaaaataaactggTATGATTACCAAggaaataatcataatcatactgataaaatcaataaaagtaaatgaaataagtacatgcataaaaacagataaatgaataaataaaataaaaagaataaacttAAAGTGTGGAGGGAAACTCTGAAAAGTAGATTGGGATGATTACCTCCTTCATCACAGCTGGCAACAAACAAGCGATGGACTTCACTCTTTGGAGTAGAGGATGGCAGGAGTAG
Coding sequences within it:
- the LOC143295519 gene encoding uncharacterized protein LOC143295519: MRQGASTECSRRKDKKARQKTRVVYTMMSRLVCRSTFMFLTGVKAKRLRNLMKHYKDNGPCLRMRNRGGRKNNTKCQPLDDTNRVTQFIKNYAEDNAVSLPGRVPGFKRDDILLLPSSTPKSEVHRLFVASCDEGGFRPVAISTFRKLWASLLPFIVVAWPMTDLCWICQANNHRIFRGASLDDQEKQELLMEQQLHLSRVEERVLYRSMTAQSKMVVEQQQIISLGPNRLCSKDITSHYSFDFAQQVHLPHSPYQPGPIYFLTPRKVGIFGICCEGLPQQVNYLIDEGASSTKGSNAVISYLHHFFDQCGLGESEVQLHCDNCAGQNKNRYVLWYFAWLVMTGRHRSVTLNFMPPGHTKFAPDWCFGLLKRTFRKNEVHSLQELSDVVRRSTPVKKANIPQVVATENGQTLVKTYNWQEFFSAHFRTLNGIKKIGHFRFSAENPGSAFHRKTLADEETEFRFVGDPEEALLQLDDVPALIPPPGLSHERQSYLYRNIRPFVRLEARDILTPDPDA